The following nucleotide sequence is from Nitrosopumilus adriaticus.
AACTACCGCTTTAGAGCTTATAAAGATAGCAAATTTTTTAGATCAAAAATTCAACGAGGAACTTCTTAACTATTTTTATTCGATCAGTGGCTGTGCCTAACCCCAAATTATTTAAAATCAACAGCAGTGGATAGCTTAATGTCCGAAAATCCGGAACGTGCAGTATCATATGTTCTGAGTAAATCAGTTACAAAATACATGGACAAAGATGTTTTGATACTCAGTATGGAAACAGAAACAAGAGAAGCAGCTAGAATGTTGCGCCATTATGAAACAGACGACATAATTGTTACTGATGCAGATAACCTGCCAGTTGGAATTGTTACAGATGATGACATTCTAAGAAAAGTAAGTGATGTCACAGTTTACGCAGAAGCAACGAAACTTAAAGACATCATGACAACCCCACTAATCACAATTAATGAAAAATCAACTTTGCAAGATGCATTGCACATCATGCGAGATAACGGTATTAGAAAATTACCTGTCATATCAAAGAAAAATTTTGTAACTGGAATGATCTTTCAGGCAACTATTGCAAATGTGATTCGAGATGCAACTGGAACGCCACCACGTCTTTTGAGTCCTCCTGTAAAAGCTATTCTTGGTAATCTAGGATTTGTGTTACAATTTGCAGGAGTCCTATTACTGGTTCCAGCTATACTTGCAACAATTTTAGAAGATACCGTGATTGCCACGGGGATATATCTCACAACAGTTCTATTGCTAGTTACAGGATTCTTCCTAAACTCTTATGGAGAAAAATCAAGTCTTAATCTTCAGCAGGCATCAATTCTGGTATTTAGTAGTTTATTTTTACTAACCCTATTTGGCACAGTCCCATATCTGTATGTGCTGCCAAGTGATGAAACTAACATTGAAGCATTTTCAAATGCATTTTTTTCAAGTGCTGCAGGATTCACAACTGGTGGAATCTCATTATTTCAAGAGCCAGAAAATCTCTCTCAGAGTTTTACATTTTTCCGAAGTTATACCCAGTTAGTAGGAGGAATGAGTTTCATCTATTTGGTAATTACTGCGTTTTACCCAGAATCAAAACTACAATCAATGCGTGGTTTCATCTCAGGTAGAACATTACACATGAAGGAATTATTTCTAACAATTACAGTCATTTTTTCGATTTACATCGTTATTGTTGCAACGTTGTTGTATGTTTTTGGGGAAAACAACATCATAGACAATTTCTCATTAGCGATGAGTACGCTTGCAACAGGGGGATTCGTTCCAACATCTACAATACTGCATGATTTGGTATGGCAAGAACATTTGATATTGATGGGTGGGATGATTTTAGGAGCATTACCATTTACATTCCACTATGCATTTGTAAGAAAGAAATTCTTGTCTCCAAAATTAGGAAAAGAGGTATTGACATATTTTGCAATATTAGGGAGTGCAACAGTATTATTCATATCAATCAGCGGATTGGATCCATTACTAAGCGCATTTTATTCAGTATCGGCAAGTACAACTGCAGGATTGCAGATGAATAGTCTTGCGGGTTTAAGTGGAGGGGCACATGCAATTCTGATAATTTTAATGATAATTGGTGGATGTGGTTTTTCAACAACTGGGGGCCTAAAGATTTTCAGATTAATGCATTTGAGACACATTAGATCTTTTCTAAGTAAAGTAAAAAGGGCAGAATTACCAATTGAGACGAAAAAAGAAACCATTTCAACTTTGATCATATTAGCATTATTCCCAATAATTTCTGCAATTGCAGGGCTTCATCTTGCTGAAAGCGAACAA
It contains:
- a CDS encoding potassium transporter TrkG yields the protein MSENPERAVSYVLSKSVTKYMDKDVLILSMETETREAARMLRHYETDDIIVTDADNLPVGIVTDDDILRKVSDVTVYAEATKLKDIMTTPLITINEKSTLQDALHIMRDNGIRKLPVISKKNFVTGMIFQATIANVIRDATGTPPRLLSPPVKAILGNLGFVLQFAGVLLLVPAILATILEDTVIATGIYLTTVLLLVTGFFLNSYGEKSSLNLQQASILVFSSLFLLTLFGTVPYLYVLPSDETNIEAFSNAFFSSAAGFTTGGISLFQEPENLSQSFTFFRSYTQLVGGMSFIYLVITAFYPESKLQSMRGFISGRTLHMKELFLTITVIFSIYIVIVATLLYVFGENNIIDNFSLAMSTLATGGFVPTSTILHDLVWQEHLILMGGMILGALPFTFHYAFVRKKFLSPKLGKEVLTYFAILGSATVLFISISGLDPLLSAFYSVSASTTAGLQMNSLAGLSGGAHAILIILMIIGGCGFSTTGGLKIFRLMHLRHIRSFLSKVKRAELPIETKKETISTLIILALFPIISAIAGLHLAESEQVPYQDAFFEAAGVITTGGLSAGVIDLETDPATKIVFGFLMIFGRLEIIAIIYIFVPKLS